The Sabethes cyaneus chromosome 3, idSabCyanKW18_F2, whole genome shotgun sequence DNA window TGTGTAGGCGATGGGCCACCGTCAAAACGgtacaatttttgaatttttcccGAATCGTGCGCTGTATTAGTGCATCAGTTCTGAAAGAGCATAGGATTGTTTTAGCTGGTATTAACCAGAATGTTCGGAATCTTACTGTGGATCGACGTTGGCTGTGGCTTCATCGAGGACCAATATTTTGTTgtttcttaaaattgctctGGCCAGGCAGATCAGCTGTCGTTGCCCGACACTGAAATTGGTTCCACTTTCGGTGACCATATAATCCAACCCACTGACCGCCGTCCGCAGCTCGACTTCATTGATTGCTTTCCATATACTGTCATCGTCATAGAGATTGAAAGGATCCAAATTGTACCGGATTGTTGCACTAAAAAGTACCGGATCCTGAGGAATAATAGAAATTTTTGACCTCAGAGACTCCAAAGTTACAACTCCGGAATCAATGCCATCGACTAATATCTTCCCTTCGATGGGTGCCAGACGAAACAGCGCTCCAATCAACGATGATTTACCAGCTCCCGTTCGACCAACGATCCCAACTTTCCAAGTCGGTTCAATGGTAATATCTAGATTCTTCAATACCGGTGGACTGTCGCTGTCGTACCTTAGTGTCATACTCTGAAATTCTATTTGACCTTTCCAAGGCCAGTCACCGGGAGGTATTTTGGGTGGATTATTTTCAGAGGGGATTTCTGTATACTGAATGACACGTTCTACCGCGGTCATCTGCTGCATTGATTCCGCCGTTTGACGGATACCGTATTGTACCATTCCGGTGAGGATCATAGCTTGTGATATGGCGAGACCAACATTGGCACTGTAGGTGTCTGTACAGGGGAGAATTAATCTACTGGCACGCAATAAACATCATCATACGTACCGTCATGCAGTATAATGAAACTGAATGTTACACATGCTACGAAACCCGTGCTGATACAATCCAACCACAATCCCAGAGCGGCGTTGCTGGACATGGTCAGTTGCCAAACGGCAGAGTGCACATTTTGCAATGCGTCAAATTCCTGTGTGATCTTCTTTTGGGCTTCGTTGGCGCGTATTGTCGAAAGCCCTGACAATGTTGCCGAAAGGTGCGAGAAAACCGGACTTCGTGCtgggacaaaaacgaaaaatagaatatATGTGATGCAAATTGTTTTAAGTAAGTAACATACTTATTCCCTCCAGACGCTTCAGATCCTGCGTTGGCCTTAGGTACAATTTCAGTGCCACGGCAAACAGAACAACAGCACCAAGTAACGCTAGCAGCAAAATTGGATTTACGATAGCGATCACAACCAATATGCCAACCATTACCAGCAGCACTTGGACAGCATCCATAATCGCTTTCGGCAAGAGTTCATCAATGGCACCCATATCTTTGGAAAACCGATTCAGGATACGCCCAGAGGGATTGGTATCGAAAAATCGCATTGGAGCTGCTAGCATCTTCGCGAACATTCGATCGTGCAACGTTCTGGACGCTTTCATACAAATGTTGAAAAACAAGTATCCACGGAAGATGGTGAAAAATATCACTGCAATGATAAAGACTCCGTACATCCAGAGATAATCTCCGGTAGAGTACTCTACCGGAAGATATTCAAGACGTAGCTCTTCCTGTCGCGTCCAGTATGTCACAAAGTAATCTGACCCGCTTACAACGACTTGAGTAAAAATAAGTGTAACGAACgtaaacagcaacaaaaaggcATTTCCGCCAGCCAAAAAGTAGGTTGCCCAAATTCTCAACGGAAGACTTCCTTCAGCCTGATCTTCACCGACTGTTCTACCCAGATTTTCGCTAACGCTGGACTAAAGAAGAAAGATAATAGTTAACCTAACGTAAAGATTTGGGTTAGCAGTAAACTAACCGATAACGATGGTGGTCCCTGTATCGAGGTCGAACTTTTATATAATTTGTTGTTTTCCGATCTGACACCATCAATAAAAGGAATTTCTTCATCCGTTAAATCTTCGACCTCTTCCTCTTCTGGAGCTTCGGTTTTCGCTTCGGAGGATCCCAACAGGTTACCGAAATCCAAATTACTTTTAGATAATTCTTGATAAGTTCCTTGCATAAGAATTTTACCCTgaaattgttcagaaaaattattaattcGTCAAGAGTTGTAAATTCAAACGGAAAACTTACATGCTCCAATATAACAATCCAGTCGGCATCCTTAAGAAAGTGCACCTGATGGGTGACGAGAATTCGCGTTGCCTGCTGCTTCGCTAGATAGCCTTTCGGGCCCATAACCTCATCGAACAAATGTCGCCCTACGTGTGTGTCGACCGCACTAAGCGGATCGTCCAGCAGATAAACGGAAGCATTCTTATAGACTGCCCGTGCCAGATTTACCCGAGCACGCTGGCCACCGGAAAGCGAAGTTCCACGCTCGCCAACCATGGTCTTGTCTCCTTCCGGGAGTTGTTCAAAATCAGTCACCAATGCGCAATGCTCCACTACCTCTTGATAGCGTTTGCGATCGTACGGCAGCCCAAAAAGAATGTTATTCCTAACAGTACCGGTAAACAGCCACGGTTCTTGACAACCATAGGATACCTCCCCGTTGATAACAGCTTCTCCGTTGAGAATTGGTAATTCACCCAGCAGCATTTGAAGCAAGGAACTTTTTCCAGCACCGACCGGTCCTACGACAGCAAGTAACTGACCAGCTTTAGCATTGAGACTAATATTCTCGAGAGTTTTCTCCTTACTGTTTTCCCAACTTGCTGAAACATTTCTAAGCTCGACAGCATTCTTCTGCTCAGTTAATGGTCTCTTTCTAATAGCTTCCAAATCGTTTTTGCACAGACCCGTCATTTTTGTGTCTTGCTCAtctatttcaagaaactcttgaaTTCTGTCTATGGATACTAATGCTTCGGCTCCTAGCGAAACCGCCAATGGATAAAAAATAGCAGCCGTGAGCTGAAGAATGTTGAAGAACTGTGCCATCGGGAAGACTATATCTGCGGTTATGGCACGACCTTCAAAGTAACAGGTAGCTATCGCTAAAAACAGCGTCGATCTTTCGGTGAACATCATGGTACTAAGATAGATGCCACGAATGTACGAAGCCCATCGGATTTGTCGTACCTCCTTTTTACGCGCCAACGACACAACCGTATGAAAGGGCTTTTCCCACGCATACATTTTAATGACCTGAATTCCCTGAATCAGTTCGTTCATGATTCCCACTCTCTGGTCAGTTCGTTTTGCAACTCGCATCCGAAGTACGGACTGCAGCCTTCCAAGCCCGGTTTGAACTGGAATAGTTTTCAAAAGCAAACCCACCACACCAACAACAGCTGCCCACTGGACACTACGCCAAATGAGGTAGCACGTGAAAACCGCCTACaaaacaattttgttttatgATTAAGCCTCCAATCAAAAAATTCACAATGACTAACCTGAAATGGAAGCACCCAAACGTAGTGCAGGAAGATGAATCCATAGTCCAATCGACTGACGTCGTTGGAAAGTAGATTAATCAGATACCCGGCAGGCGTTGAACCGGCTGCCTTTTTGGAGATTCGAAGCGTCTTTCGATAGATCACCGAACAGCACGCAATTCGCATCCTTGCTCCGACCAGGCGTTGCCGTACGTCGGAATGGTGGCTGCAGAAACATCCCAGCAAGGTCAGCAGCACCAGTATCGTTGCTAGCCAGTGCACATCGTTCCATGCGTAATCAATGACTTCGGCAGTGCCTGATAACGTGTGAACTCTACTTGGAGCGTCCTCTTCGTTGAGGTCAACATACCCATCGTCGCGACTGTTGCTGTAATCTAAGCGGGAAGTAAAAGCGACCACGGGCTGATTGCTTTAGTGATTGGTTAAGTACGCAATTTAATCAGCGCAATCTTCACTGATCTTCGATTGTTTCAGTTAAATGCTCTTTAAAACAACTTACCTTCATCTCTGAAATCGTCACTGGTAACACGATTATTGAGACTATTTTTGCTCCCGTCGATACTGCGACGCATTCTATCTAGCTCGGTTTCATTTTGGTTTGTGTCTAGGAGAAAATGCAGGGTGGTCGTTAGGAACACATCCGGTGTCTGGGGTGGAACAGTGGTAGTCCGGTTGATTAAACCTCCGCTATCGGTTGAGTTTGTTGGTGCTTGGAATTGAATCAAAAGTTGGGCTAAGACCACCGGCAGGATGGACCTGTTGTTGTTGGTCAAATAAAGTAAGGATTAGTTATGAGATGATACCTTTCTACACTAGATTAGATTCTCACTTGATAAGGACAAACATAAACACTAGGAATCCGTCGAATATACATTGCATGTAGAATGCTCGGAACAGAGCATTCCGTAGTCTAGGAGGTCGTCCCTGCTTTTTAGCTTTCACAACTTCTGTGTTCCAATGCCTAAAAATAGaggaaaattttcaatattaaaatcaaagtaAGTATCAAAGCTCAGTTTTAATTAAGGACAATTTTAACAACATTTCCATAAAAATGGAATATTTTGTTATAACAAAAGTGCTGTAGCTGCAACTTATGAGAACGGTATGGGTTGTCAATTGGATTAAGCATAAGCAAAAGCCGGTCAATACCAACACCGGACACGTCTGAATGTTGGACCAGTTGGAATGGGAAGAAAttttagtccaatacttgttgctactagagGCTAGGAAATCCTCTGTAACTTCACGAGCATTTGAATAATGAAATTGTTGGCATAAGAAGAAACCTAACAATTAACGGAAAATCAATATATACTGTCCAGAGACTTAGTTTACCGACAAAGCACCCCTAtcctgtatttcgaacgaatctttatttcgttcgacttgtttcgaacgagatgttttgcccatttgattttgctggcggaaattttgttcgaaaaaactttcgttcgaaataccaatccgttcgaaataccaatccgttcgaaataccaatccgttcgaaatatagaatagcggtctcaagtccgtagaggactaccggtctgattagcattttatacatcgtcagctttgtgcggcagcgtatgctccttgatcaaaacttcttgcggagggaaaagtaggttcgacttccagcttgaatgcgtcgttttatcaccttactcgtattattgtcggcggtgaccagagatcccggTAGGTtgataaacggctggataatgcggaatatagaccccatagtggtcgttagcctcttatccagcaactccgatcccgacctcctcgtggtgccagccggaatacgagcaaccttagcggaggtcgggtaaccaaccccggtggaaagcaaggtcgtatactaaccgggaaggaggtatagtgagtctcggcactataagatggcagccccatcgcgagactcggtagtgttgctccagtacggctacacacctaaattaaattaaaaccaa harbors:
- the LOC128744296 gene encoding ATP-binding cassette subfamily C member 4; translated protein: MDSSRKPEKKNPRKGAFCASQLLFCWLLPLFYKGCRWGLNKDDLTKCLKKDKSEDLGDHLEQHWNTEVVKAKKQGRPPRLRNALFRAFYMQCIFDGFLVFMFVLIKSILPVVLAQLLIQFQAPTNSTDSGGLINRTTTVPPQTPDVFLTTTLHFLLDTNQNETELDRMRRSIDGSKNSLNNRVTSDDFRDEDYSNSRDDGYVDLNEEDAPSRVHTLSGTAEVIDYAWNDVHWLATILVLLTLLGCFCSHHSDVRQRLVGARMRIACCSVIYRKTLRISKKAAGSTPAGYLINLLSNDVSRLDYGFIFLHYVWVLPFQAVFTCYLIWRSVQWAAVVGVVGLLLKTIPVQTGLGRLQSVLRMRVAKRTDQRVGIMNELIQGIQVIKMYAWEKPFHTVVSLARKKEVRQIRWASYIRGIYLSTMMFTERSTLFLAIATCYFEGRAITADIVFPMAQFFNILQLTAAIFYPLAVSLGAEALVSIDRIQEFLEIDEQDTKMTGLCKNDLEAIRKRPLTEQKNAVELRNVSASWENSKEKTLENISLNAKAGQLLAVVGPVGAGKSSLLQMLLGELPILNGEAVINGEVSYGCQEPWLFTGTVRNNILFGLPYDRKRYQEVVEHCALVTDFEQLPEGDKTMVGERGTSLSGGQRARVNLARAVYKNASVYLLDDPLSAVDTHVGRHLFDEVMGPKGYLAKQQATRILVTHQVHFLKDADWIVILEHGKILMQGTYQELSKSNLDFGNLLGSSEAKTEAPEEEEVEDLTDEEIPFIDGVRSENNKLYKSSTSIQGPPSLSSSVSENLGRTVGEDQAEGSLPLRIWATYFLAGGNAFLLLFTFVTLIFTQVVVSGSDYFVTYWTRQEELRLEYLPVEYSTGDYLWMYGVFIIAVIFFTIFRGYLFFNICMKASRTLHDRMFAKMLAAPMRFFDTNPSGRILNRFSKDMGAIDELLPKAIMDAVQVLLVMVGILVVIAIVNPILLLALLGAVVLFAVALKLYLRPTQDLKRLEGITRSPVFSHLSATLSGLSTIRANEAQKKITQEFDALQNVHSAVWQLTMSSNAALGLWLDCISTGFVACVTFSFIILHDDTYSANVGLAISQAMILTGMVQYGIRQTAESMQQMTAVERVIQYTEIPSENNPPKIPPGDWPWKGQIEFQSMTLRYDSDSPPVLKNLDITIEPTWKVGIVGRTGAGKSSLIGALFRLAPIEGKILVDGIDSGVVTLESLRSKISIIPQDPVLFSATIRYNLDPFNLYDDDSIWKAINEVELRTAVSGLDYMVTESGTNFSVGQRQLICLARAILRNNKILVLDEATANVDPQTDALIQRTIREKFKNCTVLTVAHRLHTVMDSDRILVMDAGHAREFDAPHVLLQREEGVLRNMVEATGPSESESLKRIAAEAYANL